From the genome of Mauremys reevesii isolate NIE-2019 linkage group 24, ASM1616193v1, whole genome shotgun sequence:
TGCTAGGCACTGACTGAACAAGCCACATCTGCAGAGCCACTCACCATCCTAAAAAGTCTCTGGCCTTCCAGGCGTCGATGACCTCGGCGATGTTCCCCACGATTTGCCCGCTGGGCAGCTGCAGGTCATCGGAGACGTCGCCATTGAAGTTCCCGCAGGGTGCGCACAGCTTGTTAGCCAGGCTCTCGCCCACCCTCAGCGTCACCTCCCCACTGGGGCTGAACAGAACTTGCATCCCCGAGGCCTGGaccacggccacgccgccctgaGACTCGATCACAGACACAGCATCGGAGACGTTCGCCGGGAGCTGCACTGAGCGCCCGTTCACCTGGAAAGCACAGATGGGGAGGTCAGGGGagagcaggggtggcaggtttgtagaaattttggtggtgcccagaacccaccctcCCAAAACT
Proteins encoded in this window:
- the LOC120390203 gene encoding kielin/chordin-like protein translates to METWVNGRSVQLPANVSDAVSVIESQGGVAVVQASGMQVLFSPSGEVTLRVGESLANKLCAPCGNFNGDVSDDLQLPSGQIVGNIAEVIDAWKARDFLGCHASNIV